The Streptomyces tubercidicus DNA segment CGCTCGATATGAACATCACCGTGATGCTGTCGCTCGGTCTGGTGGGCGCGGCGTATATGGCGGAGACCATCCGGGCCGGCATTCAGGCGGTTCCCAAGGGGCAGACGGAGGCGGCGCGTTCGCTGGGGATGTCGCACGGGCGGGCGATGGTATCGATCGTCATTCCGCAGGCGTTCCGTATCGTGCTGCCGCCGCTGACCAATGAACTGATCCTGCTCACCAAGGATTCCTCACTGGTGTATCTGCTGGGGCTCTCCCTCACCCAGTTCGAGCTGGCCAACTTCGGCCGGGACGCACTCAATGAGCACAAGAGCCTGACCCCGATCCTGATCGCCGGGCTGCTCTATCTCGTGATCACCCTCCCGCTCGGCCAGTTGGTCCGTCGGCTGGAGGCCCGTACGGCGAAGGCCAGGTGAGCGGCGTGACGACCGAACAGGCGGCACCGGAGACGGCGGCCGCGCAGGCCATCGATGTCCAGGGCCTGCGCAAGTCCTTCGGGGAGCTGGAGGTGCTGCGCGGGATCGACTTCTCGGTGGCGCGCGGTGAGGTGGTGTGTGTCATCGGGCCCTCGGGGTCCGGGAAATCGACCCTGCTGCGCTGTGTGAATCTGCTGGAGGAGCCGAGCGCGGGGCGGGTCACGGTGGCCGGCACCGAGGTCACCGACCCGGACGTGGACATCGATCTGGTCCGCCGCCGGATCGGCATGGTCTTCCAGTC contains these protein-coding regions:
- a CDS encoding amino acid ABC transporter permease gives rise to the protein MPVSKRQRARAIRGAQYGVLVAAVVVFALIADWHQLRMAFFDVEVAKALFPEIITTALVNTVLYTLLGFGFGLALGLVLALMRLSSVPPYRWIAVTYIEFFRGIPCLLVFIALGFGVPLAFEVALDMNITVMLSLGLVGAAYMAETIRAGIQAVPKGQTEAARSLGMSHGRAMVSIVIPQAFRIVLPPLTNELILLTKDSSLVYLLGLSLTQFELANFGRDALNEHKSLTPILIAGLLYLVITLPLGQLVRRLEARTAKAR